Proteins from a single region of Isachenkonia alkalipeptolytica:
- the rpmA gene encoding 50S ribosomal protein L27 yields the protein MIKMNLQLFASKKGVGSTKNGRDSISKRLGVKKGDGQTVLAGNILVRQRGTKFHPGHNVKRGGDDTLFATIDGSVKFERVGKNKKQVSIYPN from the coding sequence ATGATTAAAATGAACTTACAACTATTTGCTAGTAAGAAAGGTGTAGGAAGTACTAAGAATGGTCGTGACAGTATTTCGAAGCGACTGGGAGTAAAAAAAGGTGATGGACAAACGGTTCTAGCTGGAAACATTTTAGTGCGACAAAGAGGTACAAAATTCCACCCTGGACATAATGTCAAACGAGGTGGGGATGATACCCTTTTTGCAACGATTGATGGTTCCGTGAAGTTTGAACGAGTTGGTAAAAACAAGAAACAAGTTAGTATCTATCCAAACTAA
- a CDS encoding ribosomal-processing cysteine protease Prp — MVKVKIKKNNERIYYFEITGHANAAKYGEDIVCSAISVLGQTCIIGLIEVANIDINYRIETGFLTCEIPSNLSATKAREVDIIVNTMYLGMKSVQHSYSEFMEINELEV, encoded by the coding sequence ATGGTTAAAGTAAAGATTAAAAAAAACAATGAACGGATTTACTATTTTGAGATTACTGGACATGCCAATGCCGCAAAATATGGTGAAGATATTGTTTGTTCCGCTATTTCCGTATTAGGACAAACCTGCATTATAGGTCTGATAGAAGTGGCGAACATAGACATAAATTACAGGATTGAAACAGGTTTTCTGACCTGTGAGATTCCCTCAAATCTTTCGGCAACAAAGGCAAGAGAAGTGGATATTATCGTAAATACCATGTATTTAGGAATGAAAAGCGTCCAACATAGTTATTCTGAATTTATGGAAATCAACGAACTGGAGGTGTAA
- a CDS encoding Rne/Rng family ribonuclease, whose protein sequence is METILVDVEFEEVRIAILDENQALTQYYVEKKDSARILNNVYLGKVVDILPGMQAAFVDIGREKNAYLHIKDALISEEENKGQTIEKLLNKGQGIIVQVIKEEIGDKGAKITRKVGLPGRNIVLLPFEQGIGISRSIRNQEIRKRLKSEVKKYLSEDYGLIVRTAAKDYSGKDFAEEIEYLIKMWEDVKRVGSYEYPPKLIFEEWGIAHKVLRDYFTDDVKTLYINLKEEYDKSISLMKKLNPDLLNRMKHYQDKVPMFLKFNIISQLEQIYKPRVWLKSGGYIVIDHTEALTAIDVNTGKYTGKREFEETIFQLNLEASKEIAKQLKLRDISGIIIIDFIDMKSGSHYKELIDTFEKYLHHDKTKTKVLGVTNLGLLELTRKRESKTLEKYLYSGCDHCEGTGRRMSLDFFLLKVEKEVLRKIEHTSCKEFFFKVHPDLNKKLRRKPERIKKMEAYYQITIYFKGDENLAFGDFEIHRNTH, encoded by the coding sequence ATGGAGACAATTTTAGTAGACGTTGAATTTGAAGAAGTTCGGATTGCAATACTCGATGAAAACCAAGCTCTTACTCAATACTATGTGGAAAAAAAAGATTCTGCAAGGATTTTAAATAATGTTTATTTAGGAAAAGTTGTGGATATTTTGCCGGGAATGCAGGCGGCTTTTGTAGATATCGGCCGGGAGAAAAATGCCTACCTTCATATTAAAGATGCTCTTATTTCAGAAGAGGAAAACAAAGGGCAGACGATAGAAAAGCTTTTGAATAAGGGGCAAGGAATTATTGTACAGGTAATAAAGGAAGAAATTGGAGATAAAGGTGCTAAAATTACCCGAAAAGTAGGACTTCCTGGACGAAATATTGTGTTGTTGCCCTTTGAGCAGGGGATTGGCATCTCAAGAAGTATTCGAAATCAGGAGATAAGAAAAAGATTAAAGAGTGAGGTGAAAAAATACCTTTCGGAAGACTATGGACTGATTGTCAGAACCGCCGCTAAGGATTATTCCGGGAAGGATTTTGCAGAGGAAATTGAGTATCTGATTAAAATGTGGGAAGACGTTAAACGTGTCGGATCCTATGAGTACCCTCCGAAATTAATTTTTGAAGAATGGGGAATTGCCCATAAGGTATTAAGGGATTATTTTACCGATGATGTTAAAACACTGTACATTAACTTGAAAGAAGAATACGACAAAAGCATCTCATTGATGAAAAAGTTAAATCCGGATCTATTAAATCGTATGAAGCATTATCAAGATAAGGTGCCAATGTTTTTGAAATTTAATATTATTTCACAACTTGAACAAATTTACAAACCCAGAGTTTGGTTAAAGAGTGGGGGATATATAGTAATTGATCATACAGAAGCATTGACGGCAATAGATGTTAATACCGGTAAATATACCGGTAAACGCGAGTTCGAAGAGACGATTTTTCAACTCAACTTGGAAGCCTCTAAAGAAATTGCAAAACAGTTGAAGCTCCGAGACATTAGCGGTATTATTATTATCGATTTCATCGATATGAAAAGTGGAAGCCATTATAAAGAATTGATCGATACTTTTGAAAAGTATCTACATCATGACAAAACAAAAACCAAAGTATTAGGAGTGACAAACCTGGGACTATTAGAGCTTACCAGGAAGAGAGAGAGCAAAACCTTAGAGAAGTACTTATATAGTGGTTGTGATCATTGTGAAGGTACGGGGAGAAGAATGTCCTTGGATTTCTTTTTATTGAAAGTTGAGAAAGAGGTTTTAAGAAAAATTGAACATACATCCTGTAAAGAATTTTTCTTTAAAGTTCACCCTGATTTAAATAAAAAGTTAAGAAGAAAACCGGAACGCATTAAAAAAATGGAAGCTTATTATCAAATTACCATCTATTTTAAAGGGGATGAAAATCTGGCCTTTGGAGATTTTGAAATTCATAGGAATACGCATTGA
- the minD gene encoding septum site-determining protein MinD, which produces MGKVIVITSGKGGVGKTTATANIGTALAKLDKKVVVVDADIGLRNLDVVLGLENRIVYDIVDVVEGVCKLRQALIKDKKHPGLHLLPAAQTKDKNAIALKQMKGLIDELKERFDYVVIDCPAGIEQGFKNAIVGADEAIVVSTPEISAVRDADRIIGLLEASEISDPKLIINRLRYDMVKRGDMMNTEDMIDILAIDLIGVVPDDENIVISTNRGEPVVNQEQSFAGTSFRNIARRINGEEVPFEEFKIENGLVDRLKSFFKINSN; this is translated from the coding sequence ATGGGAAAAGTTATTGTTATCACATCCGGCAAAGGTGGCGTTGGTAAAACCACAGCGACAGCCAATATAGGTACGGCTTTGGCGAAACTGGACAAAAAAGTAGTAGTAGTAGATGCAGATATTGGGCTTCGTAATCTAGATGTGGTGCTCGGGTTAGAAAATCGAATAGTATATGATATTGTGGATGTTGTGGAGGGAGTTTGTAAACTTCGACAAGCACTGATCAAAGATAAAAAGCATCCGGGACTTCATTTATTGCCGGCAGCCCAAACGAAGGATAAAAATGCAATCGCCCTGAAGCAAATGAAAGGCTTGATCGATGAATTAAAGGAGCGTTTTGACTATGTAGTAATTGACTGTCCTGCAGGAATAGAACAAGGTTTTAAAAATGCAATTGTGGGAGCAGACGAAGCCATAGTGGTATCAACCCCAGAGATTTCAGCGGTGCGGGATGCGGATCGAATTATTGGTCTTTTGGAAGCTTCAGAAATCAGCGATCCAAAATTGATTATTAATCGGCTGCGCTATGATATGGTAAAACGTGGAGATATGATGAATACGGAGGATATGATTGATATTTTAGCGATCGATTTAATCGGTGTAGTACCCGATGATGAAAATATTGTTATTTCCACGAACAGAGGGGAACCGGTAGTGAACCAGGAGCAATCTTTTGCAGGAACTTCTTTTAGAAATATCGCACGAAGAATTAACGGTGAAGAAGTACCCTTTGAAGAGTTTAAAATAGAAAATGGATTAGTGGATCGATTAAAAAGTTTTTTTAAGATTAACTCAAACTAA
- a CDS encoding septum site-determining protein MinC: MTNQSLIEFKGTKDGLVIKVKENQDFQNIKSALIAHFEKAGSFFKGANLLDIECPYINEEERLALKTIVMEKYDLNFKEVTEDFKPEIFQGLKEGMTKFHSGTLRSGQVLSYEGNLVVFGDVNPGAVVKAYGNIIVLGSLRGIAHAGANGNLDAIVSAHVLNPTQLRIGDIIARSPDEKLPDSVNPEVAKVKNQSVYVESNYNKGKKKGEK; this comes from the coding sequence ATGACGAATCAAAGCTTAATTGAATTTAAAGGAACGAAAGATGGATTGGTCATCAAAGTCAAAGAGAACCAAGATTTCCAAAACATAAAGAGTGCATTAATCGCACATTTTGAAAAGGCCGGAAGTTTTTTTAAAGGTGCGAATCTACTGGATATTGAATGCCCCTATATAAATGAGGAAGAGCGTCTAGCCCTTAAAACCATTGTTATGGAAAAGTATGATTTAAACTTTAAAGAAGTTACGGAAGACTTCAAACCTGAAATTTTCCAAGGGTTAAAAGAAGGAATGACAAAGTTTCACAGTGGAACCTTACGTTCAGGACAGGTGTTATCTTACGAAGGGAACCTGGTAGTCTTTGGCGATGTAAATCCCGGGGCCGTAGTAAAAGCCTACGGAAACATCATAGTGTTAGGAAGCTTAAGGGGAATCGCCCACGCAGGCGCGAATGGGAATCTCGATGCCATTGTTTCCGCACATGTTTTAAACCCAACGCAATTAAGAATCGGGGACATAATCGCAAGATCGCCTGATGAAAAACTTCCGGATTCGGTGAATCCGGAAGTTGCAAAAGTAAAGAATCAATCAGTATATGTAGAATCCAATTACAATAAAGGGAAGAAGAAGGGGGAAAAATAA
- the rplU gene encoding 50S ribosomal protein L21 — protein MYAIIETGGKQYKVAEGDSVFVEKLEVNEGETVTLDRVLGISKEGSFTFGTPILDGVTVDAKVEKQGKSKKITVFKYKPKKAYRKKQGHRQPYTKLLIEKING, from the coding sequence ATGTACGCAATTATCGAGACTGGTGGAAAACAATACAAAGTAGCAGAGGGCGATTCTGTATTCGTTGAAAAGTTAGAGGTCAACGAAGGAGAAACGGTAACTCTAGACCGAGTTCTTGGAATTTCTAAAGAGGGAAGCTTTACCTTTGGTACTCCAATTCTGGACGGAGTTACAGTTGATGCAAAGGTAGAAAAGCAGGGAAAGTCTAAAAAAATTACGGTTTTCAAATATAAGCCGAAAAAAGCTTACAGAAAGAAGCAGGGACACCGACAGCCATATACAAAGCTGTTAATTGAAAAGATTAACGGATAA
- a CDS encoding TIGR03936 family radical SAM-associated protein, producing the protein MAMLRGKFSKTGDMKYISHLDLVRLFHRVLRRAGINIAYTQGFNPHPIISFATALSLGVESYGEYFDLKLNEEMSFTEFQQSVNQHMPRGIKILDGKYIDSKEDSLMSMVEYSDYLIAVEFIDENWDRELFEQWVAGFLEEERIMITRKKKKKRRQRHQEYKEVDVRPLIKELTLESVRGEKWSLYTLLTTGSKGNLKPEDLIKLFEKYLKNQEQNREKENPIEITSVEITRKDLYQEVNGAMKNLIDAV; encoded by the coding sequence ATGGCCATGTTAAGGGGGAAATTTTCAAAAACCGGAGACATGAAATATATTTCACACCTAGATCTTGTCAGACTTTTTCATCGAGTTTTAAGAAGAGCAGGAATTAATATTGCCTATACCCAGGGATTTAATCCTCATCCGATCATTTCCTTTGCCACGGCTCTCAGCCTTGGGGTTGAAAGTTACGGAGAGTACTTTGATCTTAAGTTGAATGAGGAGATGTCTTTTACAGAATTTCAACAAAGTGTTAATCAGCATATGCCGAGGGGTATCAAAATATTAGATGGTAAATATATTGATTCTAAAGAAGACTCTTTAATGTCTATGGTCGAGTATTCCGATTATCTTATTGCTGTAGAATTTATCGACGAGAATTGGGACAGAGAGCTATTTGAACAATGGGTTGCCGGATTTTTGGAAGAAGAAAGAATTATGATTACTCGGAAGAAAAAGAAAAAACGTCGGCAACGGCACCAAGAGTATAAAGAAGTGGATGTGCGACCTTTGATAAAAGAATTAACATTAGAGAGTGTCCGGGGAGAAAAATGGTCATTATATACTCTGTTAACCACTGGATCTAAAGGAAATTTAAAACCGGAGGATCTTATTAAGCTATTCGAAAAATATTTGAAAAATCAAGAACAAAACCGGGAGAAAGAAAACCCCATAGAAATTACATCAGTAGAAATTACAAGAAAAGATCTATATCAAGAGGTAAACGGAGCAATGAAAAATCTTATTGATGCCGTATAA
- the obgE gene encoding GTPase ObgE, which yields MFIDKVDIKIKAGNGGDGIVAFRREKYEPSGGPAGGDGGVGGDVYFEVDEGIRTLVDFRYKKHYRAENGANGAKANRKGKDGEALYIKVPPGTTIKNKNTGEILADLVDKEDRALIQKGGGGGRGNTRFKTSTRRAPKFATPGERTEELELELEMKVVADVGLIGFPNVGKSTLLSVVTSAKPKIGNYHFTTIHPNIGIVDYKGVDSFVLADIPGLIEGAHEGVGLGHEFLKHTARTKLLVHILDISGSERRDPGDDFEKINRELNKYDESLINKCRIAVGNKADLLQDRETSEKVRELTEEKGMKYLEVSAIAHQGIEKFLDEVILELQQIETEEPMVKPQDEIKLYQHEVSKEDTIKVYQENGVYIVEGKKIERLIESVNFEDTESTNYFQKFLKDKGVIQKLRDLGINEGDTVKIYDIEFEFTE from the coding sequence ATGTTTATCGATAAAGTTGATATTAAAATCAAAGCAGGGAATGGCGGCGACGGCATTGTGGCTTTTCGAAGGGAAAAGTATGAACCGTCGGGAGGGCCTGCCGGTGGAGATGGTGGCGTAGGCGGGGATGTTTACTTCGAAGTTGATGAAGGCATTCGAACCCTGGTAGATTTCCGATATAAAAAGCACTACCGGGCGGAAAATGGTGCCAATGGCGCTAAAGCCAATCGAAAAGGGAAAGATGGTGAGGCCCTGTACATTAAAGTGCCTCCAGGTACTACGATAAAGAACAAAAATACCGGAGAAATTTTGGCTGATTTGGTTGATAAAGAAGATCGAGCCTTAATACAAAAAGGTGGTGGAGGCGGCCGGGGCAATACCCGCTTTAAAACCTCTACCCGTAGAGCTCCGAAATTCGCCACCCCGGGAGAAAGAACGGAAGAACTGGAGCTGGAACTGGAAATGAAAGTAGTTGCGGATGTTGGGTTGATTGGATTCCCCAATGTTGGAAAATCAACACTTCTATCCGTAGTTACCAGTGCGAAACCTAAAATTGGGAATTATCACTTTACTACGATTCATCCCAACATAGGCATCGTGGATTATAAAGGTGTCGATAGCTTTGTCCTAGCGGATATTCCCGGGCTAATTGAAGGAGCCCATGAAGGAGTAGGTCTTGGGCATGAGTTCTTAAAGCATACAGCAAGAACGAAGCTTTTGGTTCATATATTGGATATTTCCGGTTCGGAACGTAGGGATCCCGGGGATGATTTTGAAAAGATCAACAGGGAACTGAATAAATATGACGAGTCTTTAATTAATAAATGCCGAATTGCAGTCGGTAATAAGGCGGATTTATTACAAGACCGTGAAACCAGTGAAAAAGTCAGGGAATTGACTGAAGAAAAGGGCATGAAATACTTGGAAGTCTCGGCCATTGCCCATCAGGGCATTGAAAAATTCCTGGATGAGGTCATACTAGAACTTCAACAGATCGAAACCGAAGAACCGATGGTAAAGCCTCAAGATGAAATTAAACTCTACCAGCATGAAGTTAGTAAAGAGGATACTATTAAAGTATACCAGGAAAACGGGGTATATATAGTTGAAGGAAAGAAGATCGAGCGATTGATTGAATCTGTAAATTTCGAAGACACAGAGTCTACAAATTACTTTCAAAAATTCCTGAAGGATAAAGGGGTTATTCAAAAACTTCGGGACTTAGGAATTAACGAAGGGGACACGGTGAAGATATATGATATTGAGTTTGAGTTTACTGAGTAG
- a CDS encoding TIGR03960 family B12-binding radical SAM protein produces the protein MSDQIKEVKIDDLLMKVEKPARYLGNEMNSAHKEINEDMVRFAFAFPDTYEIGMSHLGMQILYHLLNEQQDIFCERVFSPNTDMENLLRREERPLFALETKTPLKAFDFIGFTLQYELSYTNILNILDMGEIPLFQKDREEEDPIIILGGPCSYNPEPIADFADIIVLGEGEEIILEVINLYKKIKQKPNYQKADFLLAASEIEGIYVPSHFAVDYHADGRIKEVRSTEKSGGEQGLKKRIIEDLDKAYYPDKILVPYIDTVHNRVVLEIFRGCIRGCRFCQAGMIYRPVRERSLEKLQTMAHDLLQNTGYEEISLASLSSSDYTEIEALIHHLIEINQKDHIGVSLPSLRLDNFSKELIEEIQKVRKTGLTFAPEAGTQRLRDVINKNIREEDLLNSAKEAFEMGYNNIKLYFMIGLPTETDEDILGIKELVYKVLNQYHSLPKEKRAGGLKITVSTSTFVPKAFTPFQWEEQISLEEIHRRQSILKESLTHRSINYNYHDGKTSVVEGAFARGDRRLSKVLYKAYSLGCKFDGWGDHFDYQKWVKAFEEEDSSLDFYSHRKRSYDEILPWDHFDIGVNKSYLMQENNKAKIEEVTPDCRLNCSACGINQKFTSRGGVC, from the coding sequence ATGAGTGATCAAATAAAAGAAGTAAAAATCGATGATTTATTGATGAAAGTTGAAAAACCTGCAAGATATTTAGGAAACGAAATGAACTCCGCCCACAAGGAAATCAACGAGGATATGGTTCGTTTTGCTTTTGCTTTTCCGGATACGTATGAAATCGGTATGAGCCATTTAGGTATGCAGATTCTCTATCATCTCTTGAATGAGCAGCAGGATATTTTCTGCGAGCGGGTGTTTTCACCGAATACAGACATGGAAAACTTACTCCGAAGGGAAGAACGCCCCCTATTTGCATTGGAGACAAAGACACCATTGAAGGCCTTTGACTTTATCGGTTTCACTCTGCAGTACGAACTAAGCTATACCAATATTTTAAACATCTTAGATATGGGAGAGATCCCTTTGTTTCAGAAGGATAGAGAGGAAGAGGATCCTATTATAATTCTTGGAGGCCCATGCAGCTACAACCCTGAGCCCATAGCAGATTTTGCGGACATTATTGTATTGGGAGAAGGGGAAGAAATCATTCTTGAAGTGATTAATCTTTATAAAAAAATCAAACAGAAGCCAAACTATCAAAAGGCGGACTTTTTATTAGCCGCTTCAGAAATAGAAGGAATTTATGTGCCCAGTCATTTTGCAGTGGACTACCATGCCGATGGCAGGATTAAAGAAGTTCGATCAACTGAAAAAAGTGGTGGTGAGCAGGGGTTAAAAAAGAGAATTATTGAAGACCTTGATAAAGCCTATTATCCTGATAAAATATTGGTGCCTTATATAGATACCGTTCATAACCGTGTGGTGCTAGAGATCTTTCGAGGATGCATCCGGGGTTGTCGTTTTTGTCAAGCGGGAATGATCTATCGTCCGGTTCGGGAGCGGAGTTTAGAAAAACTTCAAACCATGGCCCATGATTTACTGCAAAACACGGGTTATGAAGAAATTTCATTAGCTTCTTTAAGTTCCAGTGATTATACAGAAATTGAAGCATTGATCCACCACCTGATTGAGATCAACCAAAAGGATCATATCGGTGTATCCCTTCCCTCCCTTAGACTGGATAATTTTTCAAAGGAACTTATAGAAGAAATTCAAAAGGTGCGAAAAACCGGTTTAACCTTTGCGCCCGAAGCCGGAACCCAGCGACTTCGAGATGTGATCAATAAAAATATCAGAGAAGAAGATCTTTTAAACTCGGCAAAAGAAGCTTTTGAAATGGGCTATAATAATATAAAATTGTACTTTATGATCGGACTGCCTACAGAAACCGATGAAGATATATTGGGGATTAAAGAATTGGTTTATAAAGTTCTTAATCAGTATCATAGCCTTCCGAAGGAGAAGAGGGCGGGAGGTTTAAAAATTACTGTAAGCACTTCCACTTTTGTACCAAAGGCTTTTACTCCTTTTCAATGGGAAGAACAAATTTCCTTAGAGGAGATTCACCGACGACAATCGATATTAAAAGAAAGTCTCACCCACCGTAGCATAAACTATAATTACCATGATGGTAAAACCAGTGTGGTAGAAGGGGCTTTTGCCAGGGGAGATAGAAGATTGTCAAAAGTGCTTTATAAAGCCTATAGTTTAGGCTGCAAATTCGATGGTTGGGGAGATCATTTCGATTATCAAAAATGGGTTAAGGCCTTTGAAGAGGAGGACTCATCTTTGGATTTCTATAGTCATAGAAAAAGAAGTTATGATGAAATTTTGCCTTGGGACCATTTTGATATCGGCGTGAACAAGTCTTATTTAATGCAAGAGAATAATAAGGCGAAAATCGAAGAGGTAACCCCGGACTGTCGGTTAAATTGTTCCGCATGTGGAATTAATCAAAAATTTACATCCCGGGGAGGTGTATGTTAA
- the minE gene encoding cell division topological specificity factor MinE, which yields MNLNIFKWFNKEDKTSKNVAKERLQLVLIHDRNNSSPEFINNLKSDILEVISKYIEIDESCFDVKLVQTDDDSNSRGKPALVANIPIKKMKEHKKEE from the coding sequence ATGAATCTCAATATATTTAAATGGTTTAATAAAGAGGATAAAACAAGTAAGAATGTAGCAAAAGAACGATTGCAACTGGTGCTAATTCACGATCGTAATAATTCTTCACCGGAGTTTATCAACAACTTAAAAAGTGATATTTTGGAAGTGATTTCGAAGTATATTGAAATTGATGAAAGCTGTTTTGATGTAAAACTTGTCCAAACCGATGATGATTCAAATTCTAGAGGCAAACCTGCTTTAGTTGCCAACATTCCTATAAAAAAGATGAAAGAACATAAAAAGGAAGAATAA